From a single Nicotiana tomentosiformis chromosome 2, ASM39032v3, whole genome shotgun sequence genomic region:
- the LOC104100730 gene encoding DNA mismatch repair protein MLH3 produces MGSIKRLPEGIRSSIRSGVILYDFTRVVEELVFNSLDAGATKVYVALSVGTCYVKVDDNGSGVSRDGLVLIGERYVTSKYRHLDDVHAFPASFGFKGEALSSISDVSLLEIVTKTHGKPNGYRKVLKDGKCLYLGIDDDRQDVGTTVIVRDLFYNQPVRRKQMLSNPKRILHSVKECLLRIAFVHPSVSFRIVDIESEDDLLCTRASPSPLPLLSGGFAIQDLSSLNKLNASDGSFKLSGYISGPDVYPMKVLQYFYINLRFVSKGPIHKLLNNLAMSFDSASDIERRSSSQIYPLFLLNLNCPRSSYDLTLEPSKTSVEFKDWCPVLSFIEDTVTNLWAENNSDMPMNHEIRKKRCRARSCKPTLELSSPQPKKLTEECSVRREIQSSQNILWGSASEKHDPKSRFLCQTESSNRSIDGSLARRTMGVNWKSGNSPQPFSSNVFSIGDDFLDNKFNSPASSSHKSDCPLGSGWEDECLTIVAERSTEEASFMESLELDDSSNVMHDRRKPFMQSCSLRRSLIHDGASFDSDEDIKLKRSDYRIKRDLLEGDYSVEFEVVDDINQVPNQRFPRGKELYFENFSRCKTQSKDILDEDNYLLDFVKQTENYGSSQLPFSSDPCPLLPDPSLGTRFQDVDPYIAEKGIETSVKDELGVTYNFGKHNLLVPTINNLGKEDCLFPSFAKFGLNFNAYSREDMGRIGGHDPQDIYSSGPSELYYDGDDLSHIHSHGEENLNNYLIPRAMLSSRVDEDSHKWIDTGNQGKTDKLLRKRRRSHSAPPFYQGKKKFFSMSESLRKAAGNNNLKTVHDAPLMPETSAARRLQHSAEAVNWELPQQSSYQCDQSSTPSCGDGIFSNVRPNVKMKLVNTWNSKLQTQGEECTSTHNLESKEEFASTKTQNFLDSGAKWRDYRPETARGSGAEDLKNQDTILNVTSGILHFVGNSLVPDTIDKNYLEGAKVLQQVDKKYIPIVAGTTLAIIDQHAADERIRLEELREKVLSGQMRTTTYLDSEQELVMPEIGYQLLHNYAEQIQNWGWICNVHSQASRSFTRNLNLIHKKPKAVTLLAVPCILGVNLTDVDLLEFLQQLADTDGSSIIPPSVNRVLNSKACRSAIMFGDALLPSECSLIVEELKQTSLCFQCAHGRPTTVPLVNLDALHEQIAKLGSCGRGSSEAWHELHRHEISLERAAKRLRTAVS; encoded by the exons TGACATCAAAATACAGACACTTGGATGATGTGCATGCTTTCCCAGCAAGCTTTGGCTTTAAAGGAGAGGCTCTGAGCTCTATTTCTGATGTTTCTTTGTTGGAAATTGTTACTAAAACTCACGGAAAGCCAAATGGATATCGTAAGGTTTTGAAG GACGGCAAGTGTTTGTATCTTGGAATTGATGATGATAGACAAGATGTTGGTACAACGG TCATTGTTCGTGATTTATTTTACAACCAACCAGTTCGAAGGAAGCAAATGCTCTCCAA CCCAAAGAGGATCTTGCATTCCGTGAAAGAGTGTCTGCTAAGAATTGCCTTTGTGCATCCCAGTGTCTCCTTCAGAATTGTTGATATTGAAAG TGAGGATGACCTGCTTTGCACGcgtgcttctccttctccattGCCGCTGTTGTCCGGTGGGTTTGCGATTCAGGATTTGAGCTCCCTAAACAAACTGAATGCAAGTGATGGTTCATTCAAGCTCTCCGGATACATCTCAGGTCCTGATGTATACCCAATGAAG GTCCTTCAATATTTCT ACATCAATTTAAGATTTGTTTCCAAGGGACCAATACATAAACTACTCAATAACTTAGCAATGAGCTTTGACAGCGCTTCTGACATTGAGCGGCGAAGTAGCTCCCAGATATATCCACTGTTTTTGTTGAACCTAAACTGCCCAAGATCTTCTTATGATTTAACTTTGGAGCCATCAAAGACCTCTGTGGAATTTAAG GATTGGTGCCCTGTCCTTTCCTTTATTGAAGATACTGTCACGAATCTATGGGCTGAAAATAACTCTG ATATGCCTATGAATCATGAGATCAGGAAAAAGAGGTGCAGGGCCCGGAGTTGCAAACCTACGCTTGAGCTTTCTTCCCCTCAGCCAAAGAAACTAACTGAAGAGTGCTCTGTCAGGAGAGAGATTCAATCTTCGCAGAATATTCTGTGGGGAAGTGCTTCTGAAAAGCATGATCCTAAGTCCAGATTTCTCTGTCAGACTGAAAGTTCAAATCGGTCAATTGATGGATCTCTTGCTCGTCGCACAATGGGGGTGAACTGGAAATCCGGAAACTCTCCCCAGCCTTTTTCATCTAATGTTTTCTCTATAGGGGATGATTTCCTGGATAACAAATTCAATTCTCCAGCTAGCTCCAGTCATAAATCAGACTGCCCGTTAGGTTCAGGATGGGAGGATGAGTGCCTAACAATTGTTGCTGAGAGATCAACAGAGGAAGCCTCGTTTATGGAGTCTCTTGAGCTTGATGATAGTTCAAATGTGATGCATGACAGAAGGAAACCATTTATGCAGAGTTGTTCTTTGCGTAGAAGCCTGATACATGATGGAGCATCTTTTGATAGTGATGAAGATATTAAACTTAAAAGAAGTGATTACAGAATTAAACGAGATCTCCTTGAAGGTGATTACAGTGTTGAATTTGAAGTAGTTGATGATATTAACCAGGTCCCAAATCAAAGGTTTCCTAGGGGCAAGGAgctatattttgaaaatttctccAGGTGCAAAACTCAAAGCAAGGACATTCTAGATGAAGACAATTATCTTCTTGACTTTGTTAAACAGACTGAAAATTATGGTTCTAGTCAGCTGCCTTTTAGTTCAGATCCATGTCCGCTGCTACCAGATCCTTCGCTTGGGACCAGGTTTCAAGATGTTGATCCTTATATTGCTGAAAAGGGGATTGAAACTTCTGTTAAAGATGAACTTGGTGTCACGTATAATTTTGGAAAACATAATCTCCTGGTTCCTACCATAAACAATTTGGGAAAAGAGGACTGCTTGTTCCCAAGTTTTGCAAAGTTTGGTCTCAATTTTAATGCTTATTCTAGGGAGGATATGGGCAGAATAGGGGGTCATGATCCACAGGACATTTATAGTTCAGGTCCTTCTGAACTCTATTATGATGGAGATGATTTGTCACATATACATTCTCATGGTGAAGAAAATCTTAATAATTATTTGATACCACGAGCTATGCTCTCCTCTAGGGTGGATGAGGACTCGCATAAATGGATTGATACAGGAAATCAAGGTAAAACAGATAAGCTACTAAGGAAGAGGAGAAGAAGTCATTCAGCTCCTCCGTTTTACCAAGGCAAGAAGAAGTTCTTTTCCATGAGTGAGTCTTTAAGAAAAGCAGCAGGAAATAACAACCTTAAGACTGTTCATGATGCGCCACTCATGCCAG AAACTAGTGCTGCAAGGAGACTGCAACATTCAGCAGAAGCTGTTAACTGGGAGCTTCCACAGCAGTCATCCTATCAATGTGATCAATCTTCCACCCCAAGTTGTGGTGACGGTATATTCTCTAATGTCAG GCCAAATGTGAAAATGAAACTTGTTAACACCTGGAATAGCAAATTACAAACTCAAGGGGAGGAGTGCACTAGTACACACAATCTGGAGTCAAAAGAAG AATTTGCATCaacaaaaactcaaaatttcTTAGATTCTGGGGCGAAATGGAGGGACTACCGTCCAGAGACTGCA CGTGGGAGTGGAGCAGAGGATCTTAAGAATCAGGATACCATACTCAATGTCACTTCTGGCATCTTGCATTTTGTTGGCAATTCATTGGTTCCTGATACCATTGATAAAAACTACCTGGAGGGTGCCAAAGTTCTCCAACAGGTTGATAAGAAGTATATTCCGATTGTGGCGGGCACAACTCTTGCTATAATTGATCAG CATGCTGCAGATGAGCGAATTCGTTTGGAAGAACTGCGTGAGAAG GTTCTATCTGGACAAATGAGGACAACTACATATCTTGATTCCGAACAAGAATTG GTTATGCCCGAAATTGGTTACCAGTTACTACACAACTATGCTGAACAAATTCAAAACTGGGGTTGGATTTGCAACGTTCATTCTCAAGCTTCAAGATCATTTACCAG GAACTTAAATCTGATCCACAAGAAGCCAAAAGCAGTCACACTTCTTGCG GTTCCTTGTATTTTGGGCGTTAATCTAACTGATGTGGATCTGTTAGAATTTCTTCAACAG CTTGCTGATACAGATGGATCATCTATAATACCCCCATCAGTGAATCGGGTCCTGAACAGCAAGGCTTGCAGGA GTGCAATTATGTTTGGAGATGCATTGTTACCTTCAGAATGTTCTCTCATTGTTGAGGAGTTGAAGCAGACTTCGTTGTGTTTTCAA TGTGCTCATGGGCGACCAACAACCGTCCCTCTTGTCAACTTGGATGCTCTGCATGAGCAGATTGCCAAGTTAGGTTCGTGTGGTAGGGGTTCATCTGAGGCATGGCATGAGTTACATCGGCATGAAATCAGCTTAGAGCGTGCAGCGAAGCGACTAAGAACAGCCGTATCCTAG